Proteins encoded together in one uncultured Desulfosarcina sp. window:
- a CDS encoding 3-keto-5-aminohexanoate cleavage protein, whose protein sequence is MGNQVSQKAIITAAVSGAIHTPTMSPHLPITPQQLIDDIMSVYEAGGAVAHLHVRDPETGQPKADQEIFREVAAEVKKRCDIVLCMTTGGSLGDTVENRAKVVTTLEPELASLNAGSLNFALFHVVPKYEGQWKYDWERQYLAGTEDFIFPNTFYTIRKFTELMGQYGTKPEFEIYDVGMINNLAYLIDTGKIETPVYLQFVLGILGGIPATAENLVFLVQTARQQIGDFQWSVCAAGRTQLAMTTHALLMGGHARVGLEDNLYLEKGVLAKSSGEQVAKLKRIAEELGVETATPAEARQILGLKGLDKVNF, encoded by the coding sequence ATGGGCAATCAAGTTTCGCAGAAAGCCATCATCACCGCCGCCGTATCCGGCGCCATCCACACCCCCACCATGTCTCCCCATCTGCCGATTACGCCGCAGCAGTTGATCGACGACATCATGAGCGTCTATGAAGCCGGCGGGGCCGTGGCCCACCTGCATGTGCGCGATCCGGAAACCGGTCAACCCAAAGCGGACCAGGAGATTTTTAGAGAAGTGGCTGCCGAGGTCAAAAAGCGCTGCGACATCGTTTTGTGCATGACCACCGGCGGCAGCCTGGGCGACACGGTCGAAAACCGGGCCAAGGTGGTCACCACCCTCGAACCGGAGCTGGCCTCCCTCAACGCCGGTTCCCTCAATTTTGCCCTGTTCCACGTGGTGCCCAAGTATGAGGGCCAGTGGAAATACGACTGGGAGCGGCAGTACCTGGCCGGAACCGAGGATTTCATCTTTCCCAATACCTTTTACACCATCCGCAAATTCACTGAACTGATGGGGCAGTACGGAACCAAACCCGAGTTCGAGATCTACGATGTGGGCATGATCAACAACCTGGCCTACCTGATCGACACCGGCAAGATCGAAACGCCCGTCTACCTGCAGTTCGTGCTGGGCATCCTGGGCGGGATCCCCGCTACCGCGGAGAACCTGGTCTTCCTGGTGCAGACTGCCCGCCAGCAGATCGGCGATTTTCAGTGGTCGGTGTGCGCGGCCGGCCGTACGCAGCTTGCCATGACCACCCACGCCCTGCTCATGGGCGGCCATGCCCGCGTGGGGTTGGAGGACAACCTCTACCTGGAAAAGGGCGTCCTGGCAAAAAGCAGCGGTGAACAGGTGGCCAAGCTCAAACGCATTGCCGAGGAATTGGGCGTGGAAACGGCCACACCTGCCGAAGCCCGCCAGATATTGGGACTGAAGGGGTTGGACAAGGTTAATTTTTAA
- a CDS encoding acetoacetate--CoA ligase, protein MNDPKMLWQPSAAFTEKSNMVRFMNEVNRRHGLSLSTYGELWQWSVDHIPEFWGLFWEFAGIIVSKPYDRVVDDPGKMPGAKWFAGAELNFAENLLRFRDDETALVFQGEGQSLVSYTYKQLYDEVSRMAQALKAAGVQKGDRVAGFMPNMPQTIIAMLAAVSLGAIWSSSSPDFGIKGVLDRFGQIEPKVLFTADGYFYNGKAFDSLEKVGGILKQLPMVEKVVVVGYTTEKPDLSKVANAVSWESFLAPYTPTEIDFVQVPAEHPLYVMYSSGTTGKPKCMVQSHAGILTNQLKEHILHCNLQREDVLFYFTTCGWMMWNWLVCGLGVGTTLVLYDGSPFHPGPEVLWKLAEKVGITIFGTSAKYISALDEAGYKPGSDCNLEKLRMICSTGSPLAVSGFEYAYREIKADMQLASISGGTDLNGCFALGNPMLPVHAGELQGPGLALKVHAFNEEGKPVTDETGELVCAAAFPSMPVYFWNDPDGERYQNAYFTKYPGVWTHGDFISVNGKTGGITIYGRSDATLNPGGVRIGTADIYTALESLEAVTDSVVVGQQWDDDVRVVLFVTLAKGIDLDEALVKEIKTTIRVACSPRHVPAKVIQVQEIPYTINMKKVELAVRNVIHGKPVTNRDALANPNCLAQYEGLDELNN, encoded by the coding sequence ATGAACGATCCGAAAATGCTCTGGCAGCCATCGGCAGCCTTTACCGAGAAGTCCAACATGGTGCGCTTCATGAACGAGGTCAACCGGCGCCACGGTCTTTCTCTTTCCACCTACGGAGAATTGTGGCAATGGTCCGTGGATCACATCCCCGAGTTCTGGGGCCTTTTCTGGGAGTTTGCCGGCATTATCGTCAGCAAGCCCTATGACCGGGTGGTGGACGATCCGGGCAAGATGCCGGGGGCCAAATGGTTTGCCGGCGCCGAACTGAATTTTGCCGAGAACCTGCTGCGCTTTCGGGACGACGAAACGGCCCTGGTTTTCCAGGGCGAGGGCCAGTCCCTGGTCTCGTATACCTACAAGCAGCTGTACGACGAGGTCAGCCGCATGGCCCAGGCCCTGAAAGCGGCCGGCGTCCAGAAGGGCGACCGGGTGGCCGGCTTCATGCCCAACATGCCCCAGACCATCATCGCCATGCTGGCCGCGGTGAGCCTGGGCGCCATCTGGTCGTCCTCCTCCCCGGATTTTGGCATCAAGGGCGTTCTGGACCGCTTCGGCCAGATCGAACCCAAGGTGCTCTTTACGGCCGACGGCTATTTTTACAACGGCAAGGCCTTCGACAGCCTCGAAAAAGTGGGCGGCATCTTAAAGCAGCTGCCCATGGTGGAAAAGGTGGTCGTGGTGGGCTATACCACCGAAAAACCGGACCTGTCCAAGGTGGCCAACGCCGTTTCCTGGGAGTCGTTTCTGGCCCCCTATACGCCAACCGAGATCGATTTCGTGCAGGTGCCGGCCGAACATCCCCTTTACGTGATGTACTCTTCCGGCACCACGGGCAAACCCAAGTGCATGGTCCAGAGCCATGCGGGCATTCTGACCAACCAGCTGAAAGAACACATCCTGCACTGCAATCTGCAGCGCGAAGATGTGCTGTTCTATTTCACCACCTGCGGCTGGATGATGTGGAACTGGCTGGTCTGCGGCCTGGGCGTAGGCACCACCCTGGTATTGTACGACGGTTCGCCTTTCCACCCCGGCCCGGAAGTGCTCTGGAAGCTGGCCGAGAAGGTGGGGATCACCATTTTCGGCACCAGCGCCAAGTATATCTCGGCCCTGGACGAGGCCGGCTACAAGCCCGGCAGCGACTGCAACCTGGAAAAGCTGCGCATGATTTGCTCCACCGGCTCGCCTCTGGCCGTATCGGGCTTCGAATACGCCTACCGCGAAATCAAAGCCGACATGCAGCTGGCCTCCATTTCCGGCGGTACGGACCTCAACGGCTGTTTCGCCCTGGGCAACCCCATGCTGCCGGTCCACGCCGGAGAACTGCAGGGGCCCGGATTGGCGCTCAAGGTGCATGCCTTCAACGAGGAGGGTAAACCGGTCACCGACGAAACCGGCGAACTGGTCTGCGCGGCGGCCTTTCCCAGCATGCCGGTCTACTTCTGGAACGATCCGGACGGCGAACGCTACCAGAATGCCTACTTCACCAAATATCCGGGGGTCTGGACCCACGGGGACTTTATTAGCGTCAACGGCAAGACCGGCGGCATCACCATCTATGGCCGCAGCGACGCAACCCTCAATCCCGGCGGGGTGCGCATCGGCACGGCCGATATCTACACGGCCCTGGAATCGCTGGAAGCCGTGACGGACAGCGTGGTGGTCGGCCAGCAATGGGACGACGATGTGCGGGTGGTGCTCTTCGTCACCCTGGCCAAGGGCATCGACCTGGATGAGGCCCTGGTCAAAGAGATCAAGACGACCATCCGGGTGGCCTGCAGCCCGCGCCACGTACCGGCCAAGGTGATCCAGGTGCAGGAAATCCCATACACCATCAACATGAAAAAGGTCGAGCTGGCCGTGCGCAACGTCATTCACGGCAAGCCGGTGACCAACCGCGACGCCCTGGCCAACCCGAATTGCCTCGCTCAGTATGAAGGCCTGGATGAATTGAACAACTAA